One genomic segment of Hordeum vulgare subsp. vulgare chromosome 2H, MorexV3_pseudomolecules_assembly, whole genome shotgun sequence includes these proteins:
- the LOC123425370 gene encoding uncharacterized protein LOC123425370, whose translation MSPRSSAGVDRESLMYEKYWLLKFIEWYSLALGPNEMAISLGKYLGCGDVPWLRMYDPFPDWQQQSGLLTDELHTDVVGTPVLVFCTLTMPRNRKALGGARVWENKGAPKPKAESLHFDMTKLYYPKDGANKRKEDGFTVTEFALKNQKVGS comes from the exons atgaGCCCCAGGAGTTCCGCCGGCGTCGACCGGGAGTCCTTGATGTATGAGAAATATTGGTTGCTGAAATTCATTGAGTGGTACTCCTTGGCACTAGGCCCCAACGAGATGGCCATATCACTGGGGAAGTACCTCGGGTGTGGCGACGTCCCCTGGCTCCGCATGTATGACCCATTCCCCGACTGGCAGCAGCAAA GTGGGCTACTGACAGACGAACTGCACACAGATGTTGTGGGAACACCAGTCCTGGTGTTCTGCACGCTTACCATGCCTCGCAACAGGAAGGCTTTGGGAGGAGCAAGGGTATGGGAGAACAAAGGAGCGCCAAAACCAAAGGCAGAAAGCCTGCATTTCGACATGACTAAATTGTACTATCCCAAGGACGGCGCCAACAAGCGCAAGGAGGATGGATTCACCGTGACTGAGTTCGCTCTGAAAAATCAGAAGGTAGGCAGTTGA